One segment of Paramormyrops kingsleyae isolate MSU_618 chromosome 8, PKINGS_0.4, whole genome shotgun sequence DNA contains the following:
- the LOC111853101 gene encoding troponin I, slow skeletal muscle-like, translating to MLKSLMVARAKEELDQELVEKEEEKERYLAENVPPPRTSGLSLAELQGLCRELHAKIDVVDEERYDIEAKVLHNTREIKDLNIKVLDLRGKFKRPNLRRVRVSADAILRSLLGSKHKVSMDLRANLKSVRKEDTEKERPVEVSDWRKNVEAMSGMEGRKKMFDAAKGTAQ from the exons ATGCTGAAG AGCTTGATGGTGGCGAGGGCGAAGGAGGAGCTTGACCAGGAGTTGGTGGAAAAGGAAGAGGAGAAGGAGAGGTACCTTGCAGAGAATGTACCTCCACCAAGAACAAGTGGCTTGTCCCTTGCCGAGTTACAG GGACTCTGTCGCGAGCTGCATGCCAAGATCGATGTGGTGGATGAAGAGAGATATGATATTGAAGCCAAAGTGCTACATAACACCAGAGAG ATCAAGGACCTGAACATCAAGGTGCTGGACCTAAGGGGGAAGTTCAAACGGCCCAACCTGAGGAGGGTTCGGGTATCAGCTGATGCCATCTTGCGCTCGTTGCTAGGCTCCAAGCACAAGGTGTCCATGGACCTCAGGGCAAACCTCAAATCTGTGAGGAAGGAGGACACTGAGAAG GAGAGACCAGTTGAAGTCAGCGACTGGAGGAAGAATGTGGAGGCCATGTCTGGCATGGAAGGCAGGAAGAAAATGTTTGATGCTGCCAAGGGTACTGCACAGTGA